A region from the Ptychodera flava strain L36383 chromosome 12, AS_Pfla_20210202, whole genome shotgun sequence genome encodes:
- the LOC139145681 gene encoding T-box transcription factor TBX2b-like, translated as MKHPMVQEPGMAYTQFLPHRPSDFSVNSILTQPQFFPGFLPTQALPNGTGLATLPMFPKLGDPRCHYAPDLLSVHQPGLRPVRAVENQPDEDENIQVNLDTKELWEEFHKRGTEMVITKSGRRIFPAYKVRVSGLDKKAKYILLMDIVAADDCRYKFHNSRWMVAGKADPEMPKRMYIHPDSPCTGEQWMQKLVSFHKLKLTNNISDKHGYTILNSMHKYQPRFHIVKANDILKLPWSQFRTYVFKETEFIAVTAYQNEKITQLKIDHNPFAKGFRDNGAGKREKRKLQSANLEASEHRTQPELSNSCTSQSKEAEQTEVSTSSTKQNAQETDDSVRLPPVVPSPREYVSAEANSTTRTEEEIDVESNDKENDTAANELKSEIAAERARERERGLSAADDTSDEERDVEENDTSTNLSPKGACNDVVMTTHDQVEDNDIRSLTSSTDTRKDISEIEDMRAGVRSLTPRHSPAKSSSSEISVHYPTPLAFQPVGPTSPTHPSHLHSITQQPLLLYPGQVVPGLSSAVHSMSAAVLPVATTAHAQLLQSASGHTCVTPHHLSLNAQGIPFSLNGQILPSQGYAVISNSALGNAAAAAAAASNYYRGAIFSSHQNRARLRFSPYALPLTSTTMVTTGTPLSASGHTSLDSLHPSAAGLVAVANGSPGAALPQVSTPSVSDNTTITTSAQNELQSIQKLVSGLEQQQEKMATESLTKLSDK; from the exons ATGAAACATCCTATGGTGCAAGAGCCAGGGATGGCTTACACGCAGTTCCTGCCGCATCGGCCCAGCGATTTCTCCGTGAACTCTATTCTAACCCAGCCGCAGTTCTTTCCCGGCTTTCTGCCGACGCAAGCGCTGCCCAATGGAACCGGACTAGCCACGCTGCCTATGTTCCCGAAACTCGGAGATCCGCGTTGCCACTACGCTCCGGACCTTCTGTCGGTTCACCAGCCGGGCTTACGACCGGTCCGGGCGGTGGAAAACCAACCGGACGAAGATGAAAACATTCAAGTCAATCTTGATACGAAGGAGTTATGGGAGGAATTTCACAAACGTGGGACTGAAATGGTCATAACAAAATCAGGAAG GCGAATATTCCCTGCTTACAAAGTGCGTGTCAGCGGGCTGGACAAGAAGGCTAAATACATCCTGCTGATGGACATCGTTGCAGCTGATGACTGCCGTTATAAGTTCCACAATTCGCGCTGGATGGTGGCAGGGAAAGCAGACCCAGAAATGCCGAAGAGGATGTACATTCACCCAGATTCGCCCTGCACGGGAGAGCAGTGGATGCAGAAATTGGTGTCCTTTCACAAACTGAAACTGACAAACAACATCTCCGATAAACACGGATAC ACGATCCTCAATTCAATGCACAAATACCAGCCCAGGTTTCACATAGTTAAAGCAAACGACATACTCAAGCTGCCGTGGAGTCAATTTAGGACGTACGTGTTCAAGGAGACAGAATTCATCGCTGTAACAGCGTACCAAAACGAAAAG ATAACTCAGCTGAAAATCGACCACAATCCGTTTGCTAAGGGATTCAGAGACAATGGGGCTGGCAAGCGGGAGAAAAG AAAGCTACAGTCAGCTAATTTAGAGGCCTCGGAGCACCGAACGCAACCCGAACTGTCGAACAGCTGCACTAGTCAAAGCAAGGAGGCCGAACAGACTGAGGTGTCGACATCGTCCACGAAACAAAATGCCCAAGAAACCGACGACAGCGTTAGACTGCCACCTGTGGTCCCCTCACCTAGAG AGTACGTATCGGCGGAGGCGAACTCAACGACACGCACAGAAGAGGAGATTGACGTGGAAAGTAACGACAAGGAAAACGACACGGCAGCCAATGAACTCAAATCGGAAATTGCCGCCGAAAGGGCCCGAGAGAGGGAGAGGGGGTTGAGCGCCGCGGATGACACCTCGGACGAAGAAAGGGACGTAGAAGAAAACGACACGAGTACAAACCTGTCTCCAAAGGGAGCGTGCAAtgatgttgtcatgacaacgcATGACCAAGTCGAGGACAATGATATTCGCAGTTTGACTTCAAGTACTGACACTAGAAAAGACATTAGTGAGATTGAGGACATGAGAGCAGGTGTTCGGAGTCTTACGCCCAGGCACAGCCCGGCAAAGTCAAGTTCATCCGAAATTTCAGTGCACTACCCCACGCCGCTCGCATTTCAGCCAGTTGGACCAACTTCGCCGACACATCCCAGCCACTTACACTCAATAACCCAACAGCCACTGCTTCTATACCCAGGTCAGGTTGTGCCCGGCCTATCCAGCGCCGTCCACAGCATGTCGGCCGCGGTACTCCCGGTAGCCACCACCGCTCATGCGCAGCTGTTACAATCAGCCTCTGGACACACCTGTGTGACACCACATCACCTTTCGTTGAACGCTCAGGGAATCCCGTTTAGCTTGAATGGACAGATACTGCCATCACAAGGCTACGCCGTGATAAGCAACTCGGCCCTGGGAAACGCCGCCGCTGCTGCCGCCGCCGCGTCCAATTACTACCGtggtgcaatttttagctctcACCAGAATCGCGCACGTCTTAGATTCTCACCGTACGCGCTCCCCTTGACTTCGACAACCATGGTGACCACCGGTACACCTCTGAGTGCGTCTGGGCATACCAGCCTGGACAGTTTGCATCCCTCGGCAGCCGGACTGGTAGCCGTGGCTAATGGGAGCCCCGGTGCCGCCCTGCCGCAAGTCTCCACTCCGTCGGTCAGTGATAACACCACAATAACGACCTCTGCCCAGAATGAACTTCAGAGTATACAAAAACTAGTTAGTGGATTGGAACAGCAACAGGAGAAAATGGCTACCGAGTCGCTAACGAAGCTAAGTGATAAGTAA